The Manis javanica isolate MJ-LG chromosome 2, MJ_LKY, whole genome shotgun sequence genome contains a region encoding:
- the TMEM8B gene encoding transmembrane protein 8B isoform X5, protein MEPHHLQGAGGNLWGPLSRPKCDCGLQDECQYLLQPQLIVRRLLDVAVLVPGRPSEQTLSPHNLSALYKVFVPSFTYRVSAQLVCVGGRGTSACPLTLRLRPKAPPLHNSSSVACGGTSVCQLELALPPWGHWVYVHVEIPSRGPGRTIRFQLCVRLQECPQPSLSRALVPGAAMNMPQSLGNQPLPAEPPSLRASAEGPGATSPPEHCWPVRPTLRNELDTFSVHFYIFFGPSVALPPERPAVFALRLLPVLDSGGVLSLELQLNVSSLHQENVTVFGCLTHEVPLSLGDAAVTCSKESLAGFLLSVSATSRVARLRIPFPQTGTWFLTLRSLCGAGPRFVRCRNATAEVRLRTFLSPCVDDCGPYGQCKLLRTHNYLYAACECKAGWRGWGCTDSADALTYGFQLLSTLLLCLSNLMFLPPVVLAIRSRYVLEAAVYTFTMFFSTFYHACDQPGIVVFCIMDYDVLQFCDFLGSLMSVWVTVIAMARLQPVVKQVLYLLGAMLLSMALQLDRHGLWNLLGPSLFALGILATAWTFRSVRRRHCYPPTWRRWLFYLCPGSLIAGSAVLLYAFVETQDNYFYIHSIWHMLIAGSVGFLLPPRAKTDHRVPSGARARGCGYQLCINEQEELGLVGPGGTTVSSICAS, encoded by the exons ATGGAACCTCATCATCTTCAAGGAGCAGGGGGGAACCTTTGGGGACCACTGTCCAGACCaaagtgtgactgt GGTCTCCAGGATGAGTGTCAGTACCTCCTTCAGCCACAGCTGATTGTCCGGCGTTTGCTGGATGTAGCCGTGCTGGTGCCAGGCCGGCCCTCAGAGCAAACGCTCTCTCCCCACAATCTCTCCGCCCTGTACAA GGTCTTTGTACCCAGTTTCACTTACAGGGTTTCAGCGCAGCTGGTGTGTGTAGGGGGCCGCGGAACATCAGCCTGCCCACTGACACTGCGCCTACGTCCGAAGGCCCCACCCCTGCACAACTCAAGCTCTGTGGCCTGTGGAGGCACCTCGGTATGCCAGCTGGAGCTGGCACTACCCCCCTGGGGTCACTGGGTCTACGTGCATGTGGAGATACCATCCCGGGGCCCTGGCAGGACCATTCGCTTCCAGCTGTGTGTGCGGCTACAAG AGTGCCCGCAGCCCAGCCTGTCGCGTGCTCTGGTCCCTGGAGCTGCCATGAACATGCCCCAGTCACTGGGCAACCAGCCACTGCCTGCAGAGCCGCCATCTCTCAGGGCTTCTGCAGAGGGGCCTGGGGCCACATCACCACCTGAGCACTGCTGGCCAGTGCGCCCAACACTGCGCAATGAGCTGGACACCTTCTCTGTCCACTTCTACATCTTCTTTGGCCCCAGCGTGGCCCTCCCCCCTGAGCGCCCTGCCGTGTTTGCCCTGAGGCTGCTGCCAGTGTTGGACAGCGGAGGTGTCCTCAGCCTGGAGCTCCAGCTCAACGTG AGCTCCCTGCACCAGGAAAACGTGACAGTGTTTGGATGCCTGACTCATGAGGTGCCCTTGAGCCTTGGGGATGCTGCAGTGACCTGTTCCAAAG AGTCCCTGGCTGGCTTCCTCCTCTCTGTCAGTGCCACCTCCAGAGTGGCGAGGCTGCGAATCCCCTTCCCGCAGACTGGGACCTGGTTCCTCACTCTCCGCTCCCTGTGTGGGGCGGGGCCTCG GTTCGTGCGGTGCCGGAACGCGACGGCCGAGGTGCGACTGCGCACCTTCCTATCTCCGTGCGTGGACGACTGTGGGCCTTACGGCCAGTGCAAGCTGCTGCGCACGCACAACTACCTGTACGCCGCCTGCGAGTGCAAAGCCG GGTGGCGAGGCTGGGGCTGCACCGACAGTGCAGATGCGCTCACCTATGGATTCCAGCTGCTGTCCACACTGCTGCTGTGCCTGAGCAACCTCATGTTTTTGCCACCCGTGGTCTTGGCCATTCGGAGCCGGTATGTGCTGGAAGCTGCTGTCTACACCTTCACCATGTTCTTCTCTACG TTCTATCATGCCTGTGACCAGCCAGGCATTGTGGTTTTCTGCATCATGGACTATGATGTGCTGCAGTTCTGTGATTTCCTGGGCTCCTTGATGTCTGTGTGGGTCACTGTCATTGCCATGGCTCGTTTACAGCCTGTGGTCAAGCAG GTGCTGTATCTGCTGGGGGCTATGCTGCTGTCCATGGCATTGCAGCTTGACCGGCATGGGCTCTGGAACCTCCTTGGACCCAGTCTCTTCGCCCTGGGAATCTTGGCCACAGCCTGG ACGTTCCGCAGTGTCCGCCGCCGGCACTGCTACCCACCTACGTGGCGCCGCTGGCTTTTCTACCTGTGCCCGGGCAGCCTCATTGCAGGGAGTGCCGTCTTGCTCTATGCTTTTGTGGAGACCCAAGACAACTACTTCTACATCCACAGCATTTGGCATATGCTCATTGCTGGCAGTGTGGGCTTCCTGCTGCCCCCTCGTGCGAAGACTGACCACCGGGTCCCATCTGGAGCCCGGGCTCGGGGCTGTGGTTACCAGCTGTGCATCAATGAGCAGGAGGAGCTGGGCCTTGTGGGTCCAGGAGGGACCACTGTGAGCAGCATCTGCGCCAGCTGA
- the TMEM8B gene encoding transmembrane protein 8B isoform X6, translating to MKGLQDECQYLLQPQLIVRRLLDVAVLVPGRPSEQTLSPHNLSALYKVFVPSFTYRVSAQLVCVGGRGTSACPLTLRLRPKAPPLHNSSSVACGGTSVCQLELALPPWGHWVYVHVEIPSRGPGRTIRFQLCVRLQECPQPSLSRALVPGAAMNMPQSLGNQPLPAEPPSLRASAEGPGATSPPEHCWPVRPTLRNELDTFSVHFYIFFGPSVALPPERPAVFALRLLPVLDSGGVLSLELQLNVSSLHQENVTVFGCLTHEVPLSLGDAAVTCSKESLAGFLLSVSATSRVARLRIPFPQTGTWFLTLRSLCGAGPRFVRCRNATAEVRLRTFLSPCVDDCGPYGQCKLLRTHNYLYAACECKAGWRGWGCTDSADALTYGFQLLSTLLLCLSNLMFLPPVVLAIRSRYVLEAAVYTFTMFFSTFYHACDQPGIVVFCIMDYDVLQFCDFLGSLMSVWVTVIAMARLQPVVKQVLYLLGAMLLSMALQLDRHGLWNLLGPSLFALGILATAWTFRSVRRRHCYPPTWRRWLFYLCPGSLIAGSAVLLYAFVETQDNYFYIHSIWHMLIAGSVGFLLPPRAKTDHRVPSGARARGCGYQLCINEQEELGLVGPGGTTVSSICAS from the exons ATGAAG GGTCTCCAGGATGAGTGTCAGTACCTCCTTCAGCCACAGCTGATTGTCCGGCGTTTGCTGGATGTAGCCGTGCTGGTGCCAGGCCGGCCCTCAGAGCAAACGCTCTCTCCCCACAATCTCTCCGCCCTGTACAA GGTCTTTGTACCCAGTTTCACTTACAGGGTTTCAGCGCAGCTGGTGTGTGTAGGGGGCCGCGGAACATCAGCCTGCCCACTGACACTGCGCCTACGTCCGAAGGCCCCACCCCTGCACAACTCAAGCTCTGTGGCCTGTGGAGGCACCTCGGTATGCCAGCTGGAGCTGGCACTACCCCCCTGGGGTCACTGGGTCTACGTGCATGTGGAGATACCATCCCGGGGCCCTGGCAGGACCATTCGCTTCCAGCTGTGTGTGCGGCTACAAG AGTGCCCGCAGCCCAGCCTGTCGCGTGCTCTGGTCCCTGGAGCTGCCATGAACATGCCCCAGTCACTGGGCAACCAGCCACTGCCTGCAGAGCCGCCATCTCTCAGGGCTTCTGCAGAGGGGCCTGGGGCCACATCACCACCTGAGCACTGCTGGCCAGTGCGCCCAACACTGCGCAATGAGCTGGACACCTTCTCTGTCCACTTCTACATCTTCTTTGGCCCCAGCGTGGCCCTCCCCCCTGAGCGCCCTGCCGTGTTTGCCCTGAGGCTGCTGCCAGTGTTGGACAGCGGAGGTGTCCTCAGCCTGGAGCTCCAGCTCAACGTG AGCTCCCTGCACCAGGAAAACGTGACAGTGTTTGGATGCCTGACTCATGAGGTGCCCTTGAGCCTTGGGGATGCTGCAGTGACCTGTTCCAAAG AGTCCCTGGCTGGCTTCCTCCTCTCTGTCAGTGCCACCTCCAGAGTGGCGAGGCTGCGAATCCCCTTCCCGCAGACTGGGACCTGGTTCCTCACTCTCCGCTCCCTGTGTGGGGCGGGGCCTCG GTTCGTGCGGTGCCGGAACGCGACGGCCGAGGTGCGACTGCGCACCTTCCTATCTCCGTGCGTGGACGACTGTGGGCCTTACGGCCAGTGCAAGCTGCTGCGCACGCACAACTACCTGTACGCCGCCTGCGAGTGCAAAGCCG GGTGGCGAGGCTGGGGCTGCACCGACAGTGCAGATGCGCTCACCTATGGATTCCAGCTGCTGTCCACACTGCTGCTGTGCCTGAGCAACCTCATGTTTTTGCCACCCGTGGTCTTGGCCATTCGGAGCCGGTATGTGCTGGAAGCTGCTGTCTACACCTTCACCATGTTCTTCTCTACG TTCTATCATGCCTGTGACCAGCCAGGCATTGTGGTTTTCTGCATCATGGACTATGATGTGCTGCAGTTCTGTGATTTCCTGGGCTCCTTGATGTCTGTGTGGGTCACTGTCATTGCCATGGCTCGTTTACAGCCTGTGGTCAAGCAG GTGCTGTATCTGCTGGGGGCTATGCTGCTGTCCATGGCATTGCAGCTTGACCGGCATGGGCTCTGGAACCTCCTTGGACCCAGTCTCTTCGCCCTGGGAATCTTGGCCACAGCCTGG ACGTTCCGCAGTGTCCGCCGCCGGCACTGCTACCCACCTACGTGGCGCCGCTGGCTTTTCTACCTGTGCCCGGGCAGCCTCATTGCAGGGAGTGCCGTCTTGCTCTATGCTTTTGTGGAGACCCAAGACAACTACTTCTACATCCACAGCATTTGGCATATGCTCATTGCTGGCAGTGTGGGCTTCCTGCTGCCCCCTCGTGCGAAGACTGACCACCGGGTCCCATCTGGAGCCCGGGCTCGGGGCTGTGGTTACCAGCTGTGCATCAATGAGCAGGAGGAGCTGGGCCTTGTGGGTCCAGGAGGGACCACTGTGAGCAGCATCTGCGCCAGCTGA
- the TMEM8B gene encoding transmembrane protein 8B isoform X3, with the protein MKSPAFPSSFLLVLGSGVSPVQSEPLHVCCDLIPALHLWDLVSPGGLFLTDYSTCSPRKLSPFRSFASTELFHFHVPEDTFLAVWNLIIFKEQGGTFGDHCPDQSVTVYFRSGAPPVINPLNTHFPGDTAVPGVFSLTLSWTLPNRTSGIFNVSSPLPGDWFLAAHLPQAHGHISVKGLQDECQYLLQPQLIVRRLLDVAVLVPGRPSEQTLSPHNLSALYKVFVPSFTYRVSAQLVCVGGRGTSACPLTLRLRPKAPPLHNSSSVACGGTSVCQLELALPPWGHWVYVHVEIPSRGPGRTIRFQLCVRLQECPQPSLSRALVPGAAMNMPQSLGNQPLPAEPPSLRASAEGPGATSPPEHCWPVRPTLRNELDTFSVHFYIFFGPSVALPPERPAVFALRLLPVLDSGGVLSLELQLNVSSLHQENVTVFGCLTHEVPLSLGDAAVTCSKESLAGFLLSVSATSRVARLRIPFPQTGTWFLTLRSLCGAGPRFVRCRNATAEVRLRTFLSPCVDDCGPYGQCKLLRTHNYLYAACECKAGWRGWGCTDSADALTYGFQLLSTLLLCLSNLMFLPPVVLAIRSRYVLEAAVYTFTMFFSTFYHACDQPGIVVFCIMDYDVLQFCDFLGSLMSVWVTVIAMARLQPVVKQVLYLLGAMLLSMALQLDRHGLWNLLGPSLFALGILATAWTFRSVRRRHCYPPTWRRWLFYLCPGSLIAGSAVLLYAFVETQDNYFYIHSIWHMLIAGSVGFLLPPRAKTDHRVPSGARARGCGYQLCINEQEELGLVGPGGTTVSSICAS; encoded by the exons ATGAAGTCCCcagccttcccttcttccttcctcttggtCCTAGGAAGTGGTGTTTCTCCTGTTCAGAGTGAACCTCTTCACGTCTGCTGTGACCTCATCCCCGCCCTCCATCTCTGGGATCTTGTCTCACCAg GAGGCCTCTTCCTGACTGATTACTCCACCTGCTCTCCCCGAAAGCTGAGTCCTTTCCGCTCCTTCGCCAGCACCGAGCTCTTCCACTTCCATGTTCCCGAGGACACATTTCTGGCTGTATGGAACCTCATCATCTTCAAGGAGCAGGGGGGAACCTTTGGGGACCACTGTCCAGACCaaagtgtgactgt GTATTTCCGGTCCGGGGCACCCCCTGTCATCAACCCCCTGAACACACACTTCCCAGGGGACACGGCTGTGCCTGGGGTTTTCTCACTGACCCTCAGCTGGACACTGCCCAACCGCACCTCAGGCATCTTTAACGTCAGCAGCCCCTTACCAGGGGACTGGTTCTTGGCTGCCCACCTTCCCCAGGCCCATGGCCACATCTCTGTCAAG GGTCTCCAGGATGAGTGTCAGTACCTCCTTCAGCCACAGCTGATTGTCCGGCGTTTGCTGGATGTAGCCGTGCTGGTGCCAGGCCGGCCCTCAGAGCAAACGCTCTCTCCCCACAATCTCTCCGCCCTGTACAA GGTCTTTGTACCCAGTTTCACTTACAGGGTTTCAGCGCAGCTGGTGTGTGTAGGGGGCCGCGGAACATCAGCCTGCCCACTGACACTGCGCCTACGTCCGAAGGCCCCACCCCTGCACAACTCAAGCTCTGTGGCCTGTGGAGGCACCTCGGTATGCCAGCTGGAGCTGGCACTACCCCCCTGGGGTCACTGGGTCTACGTGCATGTGGAGATACCATCCCGGGGCCCTGGCAGGACCATTCGCTTCCAGCTGTGTGTGCGGCTACAAG AGTGCCCGCAGCCCAGCCTGTCGCGTGCTCTGGTCCCTGGAGCTGCCATGAACATGCCCCAGTCACTGGGCAACCAGCCACTGCCTGCAGAGCCGCCATCTCTCAGGGCTTCTGCAGAGGGGCCTGGGGCCACATCACCACCTGAGCACTGCTGGCCAGTGCGCCCAACACTGCGCAATGAGCTGGACACCTTCTCTGTCCACTTCTACATCTTCTTTGGCCCCAGCGTGGCCCTCCCCCCTGAGCGCCCTGCCGTGTTTGCCCTGAGGCTGCTGCCAGTGTTGGACAGCGGAGGTGTCCTCAGCCTGGAGCTCCAGCTCAACGTG AGCTCCCTGCACCAGGAAAACGTGACAGTGTTTGGATGCCTGACTCATGAGGTGCCCTTGAGCCTTGGGGATGCTGCAGTGACCTGTTCCAAAG AGTCCCTGGCTGGCTTCCTCCTCTCTGTCAGTGCCACCTCCAGAGTGGCGAGGCTGCGAATCCCCTTCCCGCAGACTGGGACCTGGTTCCTCACTCTCCGCTCCCTGTGTGGGGCGGGGCCTCG GTTCGTGCGGTGCCGGAACGCGACGGCCGAGGTGCGACTGCGCACCTTCCTATCTCCGTGCGTGGACGACTGTGGGCCTTACGGCCAGTGCAAGCTGCTGCGCACGCACAACTACCTGTACGCCGCCTGCGAGTGCAAAGCCG GGTGGCGAGGCTGGGGCTGCACCGACAGTGCAGATGCGCTCACCTATGGATTCCAGCTGCTGTCCACACTGCTGCTGTGCCTGAGCAACCTCATGTTTTTGCCACCCGTGGTCTTGGCCATTCGGAGCCGGTATGTGCTGGAAGCTGCTGTCTACACCTTCACCATGTTCTTCTCTACG TTCTATCATGCCTGTGACCAGCCAGGCATTGTGGTTTTCTGCATCATGGACTATGATGTGCTGCAGTTCTGTGATTTCCTGGGCTCCTTGATGTCTGTGTGGGTCACTGTCATTGCCATGGCTCGTTTACAGCCTGTGGTCAAGCAG GTGCTGTATCTGCTGGGGGCTATGCTGCTGTCCATGGCATTGCAGCTTGACCGGCATGGGCTCTGGAACCTCCTTGGACCCAGTCTCTTCGCCCTGGGAATCTTGGCCACAGCCTGG ACGTTCCGCAGTGTCCGCCGCCGGCACTGCTACCCACCTACGTGGCGCCGCTGGCTTTTCTACCTGTGCCCGGGCAGCCTCATTGCAGGGAGTGCCGTCTTGCTCTATGCTTTTGTGGAGACCCAAGACAACTACTTCTACATCCACAGCATTTGGCATATGCTCATTGCTGGCAGTGTGGGCTTCCTGCTGCCCCCTCGTGCGAAGACTGACCACCGGGTCCCATCTGGAGCCCGGGCTCGGGGCTGTGGTTACCAGCTGTGCATCAATGAGCAGGAGGAGCTGGGCCTTGTGGGTCCAGGAGGGACCACTGTGAGCAGCATCTGCGCCAGCTGA
- the TMEM8B gene encoding transmembrane protein 8B isoform X1, translated as MAQPLSRPLVLFRSKPWTPAPPSPRFPNWSQPRPGARRMPRSRFHPSPPLQSQSHSQAWPPSGPLPLYHLLSQIPDQPLSQPHSQCLLKPRAQPPALLQSPSDCLSWLSPQCPAQPNPLIQPLPSSLCFPKSLPLSTPLSHTLPLSQPRLRSGLQLPPALLLLLLFSVLGPGAGGLFLTDYSTCSPRKLSPFRSFASTELFHFHVPEDTFLAVWNLIIFKEQGGTFGDHCPDQSVTVYFRSGAPPVINPLNTHFPGDTAVPGVFSLTLSWTLPNRTSGIFNVSSPLPGDWFLAAHLPQAHGHISVKGLQDECQYLLQPQLIVRRLLDVAVLVPGRPSEQTLSPHNLSALYKVFVPSFTYRVSAQLVCVGGRGTSACPLTLRLRPKAPPLHNSSSVACGGTSVCQLELALPPWGHWVYVHVEIPSRGPGRTIRFQLCVRLQECPQPSLSRALVPGAAMNMPQSLGNQPLPAEPPSLRASAEGPGATSPPEHCWPVRPTLRNELDTFSVHFYIFFGPSVALPPERPAVFALRLLPVLDSGGVLSLELQLNVSSLHQENVTVFGCLTHEVPLSLGDAAVTCSKESLAGFLLSVSATSRVARLRIPFPQTGTWFLTLRSLCGAGPRFVRCRNATAEVRLRTFLSPCVDDCGPYGQCKLLRTHNYLYAACECKAGWRGWGCTDSADALTYGFQLLSTLLLCLSNLMFLPPVVLAIRSRYVLEAAVYTFTMFFSTFYHACDQPGIVVFCIMDYDVLQFCDFLGSLMSVWVTVIAMARLQPVVKQVLYLLGAMLLSMALQLDRHGLWNLLGPSLFALGILATAWTFRSVRRRHCYPPTWRRWLFYLCPGSLIAGSAVLLYAFVETQDNYFYIHSIWHMLIAGSVGFLLPPRAKTDHRVPSGARARGCGYQLCINEQEELGLVGPGGTTVSSICAS; from the exons ATGGCCCAGCCCTTGTCCCGGCCCCTTGTCCTATTCCGATCCAAGCCTTGGACCCCGGCCCCGCCCTCGCCCCGCTTCCCAAATTGGTCCCAGCCGCGGCCTGGGGCCCGGCGAATGCCCAGATCCAGGTTCCATCCCAGTCCCCCCCTCCAGTCCCAGTCCCATTCCCAGGCCTGGCCCCCATCCGGGCCTCTGCCCCTGTACCACCTTCTGTCACAAATTCCAGACCAGCCCCTGTCCCAACCCCATTCTCAGTGTTTGCTTAAGCCCAGGGCTCAACCGCCAGCCTTGCTCCAGTCCCCATCCGATTGCCTGTCCTGGCTCTcgccccagtgcccagcccagcccaaccCGTTAATTCAGCCTTTACCCTCATCTCTGTGTTTCCCCAAGTCTCTCCCACTATCCACCCCTCTCTCTCATACACTGCCCCTCTCCCAGCCTCGACTCAGGTCTGGGCTCCAGCTGCCACCAGCCCTAttgctgctgttgctgttttctgTCCTTGGCCCAGGGGCTG GAGGCCTCTTCCTGACTGATTACTCCACCTGCTCTCCCCGAAAGCTGAGTCCTTTCCGCTCCTTCGCCAGCACCGAGCTCTTCCACTTCCATGTTCCCGAGGACACATTTCTGGCTGTATGGAACCTCATCATCTTCAAGGAGCAGGGGGGAACCTTTGGGGACCACTGTCCAGACCaaagtgtgactgt GTATTTCCGGTCCGGGGCACCCCCTGTCATCAACCCCCTGAACACACACTTCCCAGGGGACACGGCTGTGCCTGGGGTTTTCTCACTGACCCTCAGCTGGACACTGCCCAACCGCACCTCAGGCATCTTTAACGTCAGCAGCCCCTTACCAGGGGACTGGTTCTTGGCTGCCCACCTTCCCCAGGCCCATGGCCACATCTCTGTCAAG GGTCTCCAGGATGAGTGTCAGTACCTCCTTCAGCCACAGCTGATTGTCCGGCGTTTGCTGGATGTAGCCGTGCTGGTGCCAGGCCGGCCCTCAGAGCAAACGCTCTCTCCCCACAATCTCTCCGCCCTGTACAA GGTCTTTGTACCCAGTTTCACTTACAGGGTTTCAGCGCAGCTGGTGTGTGTAGGGGGCCGCGGAACATCAGCCTGCCCACTGACACTGCGCCTACGTCCGAAGGCCCCACCCCTGCACAACTCAAGCTCTGTGGCCTGTGGAGGCACCTCGGTATGCCAGCTGGAGCTGGCACTACCCCCCTGGGGTCACTGGGTCTACGTGCATGTGGAGATACCATCCCGGGGCCCTGGCAGGACCATTCGCTTCCAGCTGTGTGTGCGGCTACAAG AGTGCCCGCAGCCCAGCCTGTCGCGTGCTCTGGTCCCTGGAGCTGCCATGAACATGCCCCAGTCACTGGGCAACCAGCCACTGCCTGCAGAGCCGCCATCTCTCAGGGCTTCTGCAGAGGGGCCTGGGGCCACATCACCACCTGAGCACTGCTGGCCAGTGCGCCCAACACTGCGCAATGAGCTGGACACCTTCTCTGTCCACTTCTACATCTTCTTTGGCCCCAGCGTGGCCCTCCCCCCTGAGCGCCCTGCCGTGTTTGCCCTGAGGCTGCTGCCAGTGTTGGACAGCGGAGGTGTCCTCAGCCTGGAGCTCCAGCTCAACGTG AGCTCCCTGCACCAGGAAAACGTGACAGTGTTTGGATGCCTGACTCATGAGGTGCCCTTGAGCCTTGGGGATGCTGCAGTGACCTGTTCCAAAG AGTCCCTGGCTGGCTTCCTCCTCTCTGTCAGTGCCACCTCCAGAGTGGCGAGGCTGCGAATCCCCTTCCCGCAGACTGGGACCTGGTTCCTCACTCTCCGCTCCCTGTGTGGGGCGGGGCCTCG GTTCGTGCGGTGCCGGAACGCGACGGCCGAGGTGCGACTGCGCACCTTCCTATCTCCGTGCGTGGACGACTGTGGGCCTTACGGCCAGTGCAAGCTGCTGCGCACGCACAACTACCTGTACGCCGCCTGCGAGTGCAAAGCCG GGTGGCGAGGCTGGGGCTGCACCGACAGTGCAGATGCGCTCACCTATGGATTCCAGCTGCTGTCCACACTGCTGCTGTGCCTGAGCAACCTCATGTTTTTGCCACCCGTGGTCTTGGCCATTCGGAGCCGGTATGTGCTGGAAGCTGCTGTCTACACCTTCACCATGTTCTTCTCTACG TTCTATCATGCCTGTGACCAGCCAGGCATTGTGGTTTTCTGCATCATGGACTATGATGTGCTGCAGTTCTGTGATTTCCTGGGCTCCTTGATGTCTGTGTGGGTCACTGTCATTGCCATGGCTCGTTTACAGCCTGTGGTCAAGCAG GTGCTGTATCTGCTGGGGGCTATGCTGCTGTCCATGGCATTGCAGCTTGACCGGCATGGGCTCTGGAACCTCCTTGGACCCAGTCTCTTCGCCCTGGGAATCTTGGCCACAGCCTGG ACGTTCCGCAGTGTCCGCCGCCGGCACTGCTACCCACCTACGTGGCGCCGCTGGCTTTTCTACCTGTGCCCGGGCAGCCTCATTGCAGGGAGTGCCGTCTTGCTCTATGCTTTTGTGGAGACCCAAGACAACTACTTCTACATCCACAGCATTTGGCATATGCTCATTGCTGGCAGTGTGGGCTTCCTGCTGCCCCCTCGTGCGAAGACTGACCACCGGGTCCCATCTGGAGCCCGGGCTCGGGGCTGTGGTTACCAGCTGTGCATCAATGAGCAGGAGGAGCTGGGCCTTGTGGGTCCAGGAGGGACCACTGTGAGCAGCATCTGCGCCAGCTGA